The following proteins come from a genomic window of Andrena cerasifolii isolate SP2316 chromosome 6, iyAndCera1_principal, whole genome shotgun sequence:
- the LOC143370203 gene encoding acyl-CoA-binding domain-containing protein 6, with product MCLEETFGKAANYLQTLASELNPNELLRFYALYKQATVGPCNIPKPNWYQMQARQKWEAWKNLDDMSHDAAMNNYIEELTRISPSWEEDIKSDSYRWVAISRLINTEEEVNDTDKTFLDWIKDGHEEKVQELLDNEPRLVNLMDTDGLLPIHWAADRGHVKIIEHLIKKGADVDSQDGDGQTPLHYAASCGHPDVVKYLLSIGAQSIEDNNGVKPKDIADDNTLAYLSTM from the coding sequence ATGTGTCTTGAAGAAACATTCGGCAAAGCTGCAAATTATTTGCAAACCCTGGCGTCGGAGTTGAATCCTAATGAACTCCTAAGATTCTATGCTTTGTATAAACAGGCTACAGTGGGACCCTGTAATATCCCGAAGCCCAATTGGTATCAGATGCAGGCTAGACAAAAATGGGAGGCGTGGAAAAATCTGGACGATATGAGTCACGATGCTGCTATGAATAATTATATAGAAGAATTAACCAGAATAAGTCCTTCGTGGGAAGAGGATATAAAATCTGATTCTTATAGATGGGTCGCTATTAGTCGCTTAATAAATACGGAGGAAGAAGTAAATGATACGGACAAAACCTTTCTGGATTGGATAAAGGACGGTCACGAAGAGAAAGTGCAAGAGCTGTTGGACAATGAGCCGAGGCTTGTAAACTTAATGGACACGGACGGTTTGTTACCGATACATTGGGCCGCGGATCGGGGTCATGTAAAAATCATAGAACATCTAATTAAAAAAGGAGCGGACGTGGATTCACAGGACGGAGATGGGCAAACACCGTTACATTATGCAGCATCCTGCGGGCATCCCGATGTTGTAAAATATTTGCTGTCTATTGGAGCTCAGTCTATAGAAGATAATAACGGTGTGAAACCCAAAGACATTGCTGACGATAATACATTAGCGTATCTAAGCACCATGTAA
- the LOC143370202 gene encoding histone-arginine methyltransferase METTL23 — protein MPGLDESISRDISPPTHSLMSDGIVPEQVKKFLFTSRKTQDNVQCNESLEIYIPELLQASYSFYTWPSAPVLAWFLWEHKEELIGKRVLELGSGTALPGILASKCGAIVTLSDSANLPRSLQHIRRSCELNGILSQVQIVGITWGLFLSSLFSVGPLDLILGSDCFYEPAVFEDIVVTVAFLLEKNPSAKFLCTYQERSADWSIEHLLNKWSLTCTHISLNGLSTDSDINIHDLMQDHTIHLLSIERAT, from the exons ATGCCAGGTTTAGATGAAAGTATTTCACGCGATATCAGTCCACCTACGCACAGCCTAATGTCCGATGGAATCGTCCCCGAGCAAGTGaaaaaatttctgttcacctcTCGTAAAACGCAGGACAACGTGCAGTGCAACGAGAGCTTAGAGATTTACATCCCGGAG TTACTTCAGGCTAGTTATAGTTTTTATACTTGGCCCTCCGCACCTGTATTAGCTTGGTTCCTCTGGGAGCATAAAGAAGAGCTTATCGGGAAGAGAGTTTTAGAACTTGGATCAGGTACAGCCCTCCCTGGGATTTTAGCTAGTAAATGCGGCGCTATTGTTACTTTAAGTGATTCTGCTAATCTTCCTAGAAGCCTGCAACATATAAGAAGGAGTTGCGAGCTAAATGGTATTTTGTCGCAAGTTCAGATCGTCGGTATAACATGGGGATTATTTCTGTCTAGTTTATTTTCCGTTGGACCGTTAGACTTAATTCTCGGATCCGATTGTTTCTACGAACCAGCCGTGTTCGAAGACATAGTTGTTACCGTAGCGTTCCTGCTCGAAAAGAATCCGAGCGCAAAGTTTCTATGTACCTATCAAGAACGAAGCGCAGATTGGTCGATAGAGCATCTGTTAAATAAATGGAGTCTTACCTGCACTCACATATCACTGAACGGACTTAGCACAGACTCCGACATAAATATACATGACCTGATGCAAGACCATACTATTCATTTGTTAAGCATAGAACGTGCGACTTGA
- the Sirt7 gene encoding sirtuin 7, producing the protein MEEAGNEKFLSRRRSVALKALTVKDERVATLKKVAAILQKSETDRTAEETGILISCSDVVKEVNLRQEKRHRVKARLEEVEDAPQILEEKCMRLAAAISRATSLAVYTGAGISTAASIPDYRGTNGVWTRMQQGKDIGNHDLSQAEPTLTHMALYALYKARVLKHIVSQNCDGLHLRSGIPRTLLSEVHGNMYVEVCRTCKPFREYWRLFDVTEKTARYSHGTGRFCHRCDSVLQDSIVHFGERGNLPWPINWNGATRAAKQADVILCLGSSLKVLKKYPWLWQMDRPVQKRPSLYIVNLQWTPKDENAVLKINGKCDEVMKKVMAHLGLEIPQYNRAKDPIFSHAIQLRSSEQCTTSQPCLEEPADIAHMQLSEISDNFCEDIAPKTKEREGCISAKKITESMSAYPAPFFTALPFLSMGLPFPPMYMCPQLTPLFYYPFIQIPDMTINMPKPKPACTFCMENEGSVTCLYYQRDTDSSTLIGPESKQVKETKTLVIHADSPMAPPKNPGWFGKGYRKGMKRKR; encoded by the exons ATGGAGGAGGCTGGTAACGAGAAGTTCCTATCGAGGAGGCGTTCTGTTGCACTTAAAGCTTTAACAGTTAAAGACGAACGAGTAGCAACATTAAAAAAA GTAGCAGCGATTTTACAAAAATCTGAAACAGACCGGACCGCGGAGGAAACGGGGATACTTATTTCCTGCAGTGACGTAGTGAAAGAGGTTAATTTAAG ACAGGAGAAAAGGCACAGAGTGAAAGCGAGGCTAGAAGAAGTGGAAGATGCGCCACAGATTTTGGAGGAAAAGTGTATGCGACTGGCTGCGGCGATTAGCAGAGCGACGTCGCTGGCTGTTTACACTGGTGCCGGCATTAGTACAGCTGCCTCAATCCCGGATTATAGAGGAACGAATGGTGTTTGGACCCGTATGCAACAGGGGAAGGACATCGG AAATCATGATCTGAGCCAGGCGGAGCCAACGTTGACCCATATGGCTCTTTATGCTTTGTACAAGGCACGGGTCTTGAAACATATAGTTTCCCAGAATTGCGATGGACTTCATTTACGTAGTGGGATACCTCGTACACTGTTGTCCGAAGTTCATGGGAATATGTATGTGGAAGTTTGTAGAACATGTAAACCGTTTAGAGAATATTGGAGATTATTTGATGTTACAGAAAAGACAGCTCGATATTCTCACGGTACCGGTAGATTCTGTCACAGATGCGACTCTGTCTTGCAAGACTCGATTGTTCATTTCGGCGAAAGGGGCAACCTCCCGTGGCCGATTAATTGGAACGGGGCTACGAGAGCGGCGAAACAAGCGGACGTTATATTATGTTTGGGTTCCAGTTTGAAAGTTCTGAAGAAGTATCCGTGGCTGTGGCAGATGGACAGGCCAGTTCAGAAACGTCCGTCCTTGTACATTGTAAATCTGCAATGGACTCCGAAGGACGAGAACGCGGTGTTAAAGATAAATGGGAAATGCGACGAAGTTATGAAGAAAGTCATGGCCCACCTTGGGTTGGAGATACCGCAATACAATCGTGCCAAGGATCCTATTTTTTCACACGCCATACAACTGAGAAGTAGCGAACAGTGTACTACGAGCCAGCCGTGCTTAGAAGAACCGGCTGATATCGCTCACATGCAGTTAAGTGAAATCAGTGATAACTTTTGTGAAGACATTGCACCCAAAACCAAAGAGAGAGAAGGTTGCATTTCAGCTAAGAAAATAACCGAATCGATGTCCGCATATCCGGCGCCATTTTTTACCGCGCTACCTTTCTTGTCTATGGGCCTGCCGTTTCCACCGATGTATATGTGCCCTCAATTAACACCACTTTTTTATTATCCATTTATACAAATACCAGATATGACTATCAACATGCCAAAACCCAAGCCGGCTTGCACCTTTTGCATGGAGAACGAAGGTTCGGTTACTTGCCTTTATTACCAACGAGACACCGACAGTTCTACTTTAATAGGGCCCGAAAGTAAGCAAGTAAAAGAGACAAAGACATTAGTAATCCATGCGGATTCCCCGATGGCACCTCCGAAAAATCCCGGCTGGTTTGGCAAAGGTTATCGCAAAGGCATGAAAAGGAAGCGGTAG
- the LOC143370204 gene encoding uncharacterized protein LOC143370204, whose protein sequence is MAITAVTSCLGPPPLPPGKRFLQKSSKKLSSTYKSFRDPAVEAWIPCGIFDMSKARLYPRERNPVIYTISNSNLFRSCSEGNLSARKTSTALSATPLDKCIQAIYGSWKNLMHRKCNAPRTLSD, encoded by the coding sequence ATGGCGATCACTGCTGTCACCAGCTGCCTGGGTCCCCCGCCCTTGCCGCCCGGTAAACGTTTCCTGCAGAAGTCGTCGAAGAAATTATCCTCAACTTATAAGAGCTTTCGCGACCCAGCGGTCGAGGCCTGGATACCGTGTGGCATTTTCGACATGTCGAAGGCGAGACTTTATCCGCGGGAGCGTAATCCAGTGATCTATACCATCAGCAACAGCAATCTGTTCAGGAGCTGCTCGGAAGGCAACCTAAGTGCCCGTAAAACGAGCACAGCACTGTCCGCTACACCTCTTGATAAATGCATCCAGGCGATTTATGGCAGCTGGAAGAATCTCATGCACCGTAAGTGTAATGCCCCGCGAACGTTGTCCGACTAA